A portion of the Lolium rigidum isolate FL_2022 chromosome 1, APGP_CSIRO_Lrig_0.1, whole genome shotgun sequence genome contains these proteins:
- the LOC124666613 gene encoding putative 12-oxophytodienoate reductase 4, with translation MEPIPLLTPYKMGQFELSHRVVLPPLTRQRSYGNVPQPHAAVYYAQRATAGGLLITEATGISDTAQGFRDTPGIWTPEHVEAWKPIVAAVHAKGAVIFCQIWHCGRVSSCELQPGGKAPVSSTDKGVSPQIRFDDRIEEFSPPRRLTVEEIPVIVDDFRKAARNAIDAGFDGVEIHGANGYIIEQFLKDGVNDRTDEYGGSLENRCRFALEVVDAIVKEIGGHRVGIRFSPFTDYMESHDSDPHSLALYISTKLNDHGILYIHMIEPRLAMAEGRRVVPKRLLPYREAFKGTFIANGGFEYAEGNKVVTEGYADLVAFGRLFLANPDLPKRFEAGAELNNYDRMTFYISDPVVGYTDYPFLE, from the exons ATGGAGCCCATCCCTCTCCTGACGCCATACAAGATGGGCCAGTTCGAGCTCTCCCACAG AGTCGTGCTGCCCCCACTCACCCGCCAGCGCTCCTACGGCAACGTCCCGCAGCCGCACGCCGCCGTGTACTACGCGCAGCGGGCAACCGCTGGCGGCCTCCTGATCACGGAGGCCACGGGCATCTCCGACACGGCGCAGGGGTTCCGCGACACCCCAGGTATCTGGACGCCGGAGCACGTCGAGGCGTGGAAGCCCATCGTCGCCGCCGTCCATGCTAAGGGCGCCGTGATCTTCTGCCAGATTTGGCACTGCGGCCGCGTGTCAAGCTGCGAGCTCCAGCCCGGCGGGAAGGCGCCCGTGTCCAGCACGGACAAGGGGGTGAGCCCGCAGATAAGATTCGATGACAGGATCGAGGAGTTCTCGCCGCCGAGGAggctcacggtggaggagatacccGTGATCGTTGATGACTTCAGGAAGGCCGCCAGGAACGCCATCGACGCCG GTTTTGATGGCGTGGAGATTCACGGCGCCAACGGGTACATCATCGAGCAGTTCCTCAAGGACGGCGTCAACGACCGCACCGACGAGTACGGCGGCAGCCTCGAGAACCGGTGTCGCTTTGCGCTCGAGGTGGTTGATGCCATAGTGAAGGAGATCGGTGGCCACCGTGTCGGCATCCGCTTCTCCCCCTTCACCGATTACATGGAGTCACACGACTCGGACCCGCACTCCCTCGCGCTCTACATCTCCACCAAGCTCAACGACCACGGCATCCTCTACATCCACATGATCGAGCCAAggttggccatggcggagggacGGCGGGTGGTGCCGAAGCGGTTGCTGCCGTATAGGGAGGCGTTCAAGGGGACCTTCATCGCCAATGGTGGGTTTGAATATGCGGAAGGGAACAAGGTGGTCACCGAGGGGTATGCTGACCTGGTGGCATTCGGGCGGCTGTTCCTGGCAAACCCGGACCTGCCGAAGAGGTTTGAGGCTGGGGCAGAGCTGAACAACTACGACAGGATGACCTTCTACATCTCGGACCCCGTCGTCGGCTACACCGACTACCCCTTCCTCGAATAA
- the LOC124666623 gene encoding jasmonate-induced oxygenase 4-like translates to MDTAAAPRVQALADAGVPHLPTQYIQPPDLRADPSHRPPSLSLSVPVVDLSTAATTTDAVRRACADWGAFHVVNHGVPPGLLDAIRGAGLAFFRAPMAEKLRFGCDPARGAATEGYGSRMLANDDSVLDWRDYFDHHTLPDSRRDPARWPDFVPGYRDTVVEYSNNMKALAERLLCIISKSLNLPPSYLQEAVGEAYQNITISYYSPCPQPDLALGLQSHSDFGVITLLIQDDVGGLEVLKDGMWIPVPPLPDAILVILSDQTEIMTNGKYKSVVHRAVVNAEHARLSVATFYDPPKSQKICAAPQLVSKDHPQKYRDVIYGDYVSSWYRKGPEGKRNIDALLMEQ, encoded by the exons ATGGATACTGCCGCGGCGCCTCGCGTCCAGGCgctcgccgacgccggcgtgccccACCTCCCGACGCAGTACATCCAGCCGCCCGACCTCCGCGCGGACCCCTCGCACCGGCCCCCGTCCCTCTCCCTCTCCGTCCCGGTCGTGGAcctctccaccgccgccacaacaaCCGACGCCGTCCGCCGCGCGTGCGCCGACTGGGGTGCCTTCCACGTCGTCAACCACGGCGTCCCCCCGGGTCTGCTCGACGCGATACGGGGCGCGGGGCTTGCCTTCTTCCGCGCGCCCATGGCCGAGAAGCTCCGGTTCGGATGCGACCcggccaggggcgccgccaccgaggGGTATGGCAGCCGGATGCTCGCCAACGACGACTCCGTGCTCGACTGGCGCGACTACTTCGACCACCACACCCTCCCCGATTCCCGCCGGGACCCCGCCCGGTGGCCCGACTTCGTCCCCGGATACAG GGACACTGTTGTTGAATATAGCAACAACATGAAAGCCTTAGCCGAAAGATTGCTGTGCATAATATCCAAGAGTCTAAACTTGCCACCCTCTTATCTACAAGAGGCGGTGGGAGAAGCTTATCAGAACATCACCATTAGCTACTATTCCCCTTGTCCACAACCAGATCTTGCTCTCGGATTGCAATCTCATTCTGACTTTGGTGTAATAACACTTCTAATACAAGATGATGTGGGTGGGCTCGAGGTATTGAAGGATGGGATGTGGATACCTGTGCCTCCTTTGCCTGATGCAATCCTTGTGATTTTGTCTGACCAGACAGAG ATCATGACTAACGGAAAATACAAGAGCGTTGTGCATCGAGCTGTTGTGAATGCCGAGCATGCCCGCTTGTCGGTAGCGACATTCTATGATCCACCTAAATCTCAGAAAATATGTGCCGCTCCCCAACTTGTTAGCAAGGACCATCCACAAAAGTATCGGGACGTGATTTATGGTGACTATGTCTCATCCTGGTACAGGAAAGGGCCAGAGGGCAAGCGCAACATTGACGCCCTCCTGATGGAGCAATAA